The proteins below come from a single Stomoxys calcitrans chromosome 1, idStoCalc2.1, whole genome shotgun sequence genomic window:
- the LOC106087064 gene encoding U3 small nucleolar RNA-associated protein 14 homolog C, with protein sequence MSDDEEQINPKSHKQLLQAISSLGKTQHIRKSTRDEPKLVQDEFQLVKGTAVVSKPKAQPVGLNDIVQVLQGTKKHLDTGKELKKAATSKKVLHKPLEKPAAERIKRTIGYEDVKTKLAKWDAVVTSNRAAETQVFPLKSETVYLNTSLYRKPLKHSFKTDLMVQMEELENKYAKIKREHMGDMQDPAELQKREQELLQKKMTKEELIAKRKELAYLKMREAQKSIKARMQSKIKSKKYHKLLKKQKMQEQIKQFELLQKTNPEAAMEKLNALEKSRVLERANLRHKNTGTWAKNLQIRAKYDKDVRKDLAEQLQVSRQLTQKIKEDDSDEDGNKTLNKPEEQEDEGDYDPFNPWTTVGKRETHISKEQDEHTNWRKYWLERNDNEKMLEEYKRLLEEEENEDANAEESYNEKEENSLDHNKSSEQSKNKLENKAKSKSNKRPKTHTIPTKIADKKQKFENGWLVEEIDPNAVKSLDDIFDAQEDAIREKLQKKLEIINEKGKKLAKGKKIYKKSSGIKEHDPLQNLKDLSFKKAATRPLIDEELTNVLDEENRDTVTKLNETLEKSLKSKDADSNMETKVNSNADSIDPNKLAAVKLKQNAIGFGAVSEAIGDVDIDDDDEDHNRTEQQMTIAQAFEDDDIVADFSHDKTKDSELKDAEIQLSMPGWGSWAGAGISKEKAERRNKRLLLKLAPEEKRKDENKEGVYINEGVNKKLRNHLVSDIPFPFTSLKDYEASIRAPIGRNYVTETAFRMLTRPSVITQKGKVIEPMDESELVKKPRKLRNPVDIRIAQMAKAK encoded by the exons atgAGTGATGATGAGGAACAAATCAatccaaaatcgcataaacaacTGCTGCAGGCTATCAGTAGTTTGGGAAAGACTCAACATATTCGCAAATCGACACGCGATGAACCGAAATTGGTGCAAGATGAATTCCAGTTGGTCAAGGGAACAGCAGTGGTGTCGAAGCCAAAAGCACAGCCCGTGGGCTTAAATGACATAGTCCAGGTTTTACAAGGCACCAAGAAGCACTTGGACACTGGCAAAGAGCTTAAAAAAGCTGCAACCTCAAAAAAGGTTCTCCATAAGCCATTGGAGAAACCTGCAGCAGAACGTATCAAAAGAACAATAGGTTATGAGGATGTCAAAACTAAACTGGCCAAATGGGACGCTGTGGTCACTTCCAATAGAGCCGCCGAAACTCAA GTATTTCCCTTGAAATCTGAAACTGTTTACCTTAACACCTCGCTGTATCGCAAACCCTTAAAGCATAGCTTCAAAACTGATTTGATGGTGCAAATGGAGGAGCTGGAGAATAAATACGCTAAGATCAAACGGGAGCATATGGGTGATATGCAAGATCCTGCAGAATTGCAAAAGCGCGAACAAGAGCTTTTACAAAAGAAAATGACAAAGGAGGAATTGATTGCCAAACGTAAGGAGCTAGCTTATCTCAAAATGAGGGAAGCTCAAAAGTCAATAAAGGCTCGCATGCAGAGCAAAATTAAAtcgaaaaaatatcacaaacttttgaaaaagcaaaaaatgcAAGAACAAATCAAACAGTTCGAGCTTCTGCAAAAGACTAACCCTGAAGCTGCCATGGAAAAACTTAATGCCCTTGAAAAGTCCAGAGTTTTGGAAAGAGCTAACTTGAGGCATAAAAACACTGGAACGTGGGCGAAAAATCTGcaaatacgtgccaaatatgataaaGATGTACGCAAAGACTTGGCCGAACAGTTGCAGGTGAGCAGACAGTTAACTCAAAAAATTAAGGAAGACGACTCTGATGAGGATGGGAATAAAACACTCAATAAACCTGAAGAACAGGAGGACGAGGGCGATTACGACCCCTTTAATCCTTGGACAACGGTAGGCAAGAGGGAAACCCATATTTCCAAGGAACAAGACGAGCATACAAATTGGCGTAAATATTGGCTGGAACGCAATGATAATGAGAAAATGCTCGAAGAGTACAAGCGATTATTAGAGGAAGAAGAAAATGAGGACGCTAACGCCGAAGAGTCTTACAATGAGAAAGAAGAAAATTCATTGGACCATAACAAGAGTAGTGAGCAATCTAAAAATAAGTTGGAAAACAAAGCCAAGTCAAAATCCAACAAGAGACCGAAAACGCATACCATTCCCACAAAAATAGCTGATAAAAAGCAAAAGTTTGAAAATGGATGGCTAGTTGAGGAAATAGATCCCAACGCTGTTAAATCTCTGGACGATATTTTTGATGCCCAAGAAGATGCCATTAGAGAGAAGCTTCAAAAGAAATTAGAGATAATCAATGAGAAGGGCAAAAAATTGGCCAAAGGCAAGAAGATTTACAAAAAATCTTCTGGTATAAAAGAGCATGATCCTCTACAGAATTTAAAGGATTTGTCATTCAAAAAGGCTGCTACACGACCATTAATAGATGAAGAGTTGACCAACGTATTGGATGAAGAAAACCGGGACACGGTTACGAAACTAAATGAAACTTTGGAGAAATCTTTGAAATCGAAAGATGCCGACTCAAACATGGAAACAAAAGTCAATTCTAATGCTGACAGCATAGACCCAAATAAGTTGGCAGCTGTAAAGCTGAAACAAAACGCCATAGGTTTTGGTGCAGTAAGCGAGGCCATTGGTGATGTTGATATAGATGATGACGACGAGGATCACAATAGGACGGagcaacaaatgaccattgcaCAGGCCTTCGAAGATGATGATATTGTAGCCGACTTTAGTCATGACAAAACTAAAGACTCTGAACTTAAAGATGCTGAAATTCAACTCTCGATGCCTGGCTGGGGCTCTTGGGCAGGGGCAGgtatttccaaagaaaaggcgGAAAGACGCAATAAACGTCTTTTGCTTAAGCTAGCCCCAGAGGAGAAGAGAAAAGATGAAAATAAAGAAGGTGTCTACATCAATGAAGgtgtcaataaaaaattaagaaatcacTTGGTCTCCGATATACCCTTCCCATTCACCTCCCTGAAAGACTACGAAGCAAGCATAAGAGCGCCAATAGGACGAAATTATGTCACGGAAACAGCCTTCCGTATGCTCACCCGTCCATCAGTCATCACTCAGAAGGGCAAAGTTATTGAACCGATGGATGAAAGCGAGCTGGTCAAAAAACCACGCAAACTTCGGAACCCCGTTGATATACGAATTGCCCAAATGGCCAAGGCTAAGTAA
- the LOC106087070 gene encoding probable aminoacyl tRNA synthase complex-interacting multifunctional protein 2 isoform X1: MYELKTLLPKFDINLPKCMYEMKNLNTTTLAEDTHSGGHASVSNGFLKFFGMTITPTPTASAVSTCCPLDLDKLGLQIQQILKVSCDDAQSVVQRQEKVLLQLDELKKQLAGIRSTLGLCQKGLQHTSFVSSNNGGLREEPLHDIVINGHPNFIPYALLAMKNAWKELFTIDVKTFTHSTMNDIGKEAKAFEEALKSVPINPALPKVNVTLIWKNCEHTEMISSPTMYVPIYGEVNIIRYLGRVGPTEYRYEDSLLCNEIDAVLDICYQLLRCTTPKSKANMIRTLNNRLQKQQYFGGDKMSIADIGVHSSLRRMPSITDKDLTPSLLEWRKRAAKVTLI; encoded by the exons atGTATGAACTAAAAACGTTACTTCCGAAATttgatattaatctgcccaaGTGCATGTACGAAATGAAAAACTTGAACACAACCACCTTGGCCGAAGACACTCACTCTGGTGGTCATGCCAGCGTCTCAAAT GGTTTTCTGAAATTCTTTGGTATGACTATTACGCCCACGCCCACAGCCTCGGCCGTAAGCACGTGTTGCCCTCTCGATTTGGATAAACTTGGTTTGCAAATTCAACAAATTCTGAag GTCTCTTGCGATGATGCCCAATCAGTAGTTCAACGCCAGGAAAAAGTACTGCTACAATTGGATGAACTGAAAAAACAGCTGGCTGGCATACGTTCCACATTGGGTCTATGCCAGAAAGGCCTTCAGCACACTTCGTTCGTTTCCTCCAACAATGGAGGTCTGCGTGAG GAACCTTTGCACGATATTGTTATAAATGGTCATCCAAATTTTATTCCCTATGCTTTATTGGCCATGAAAAATGCTTGGAAAGAGCTATTCACTATTGATGTGAAAACGTTTACCCACTCCACCATGAATGATATTGGCAAAGAAGCCAAAGCTTTTGAAGAAGCTCTTAAATCTGTGCCCATCAATCCCGCTTTACCAAAAGTAAATGTTACGCTTATCTGGAAAAATT GTGAACATACAGAGATGATTAGTTCTCCCACCATGTATGTGCCCATTTATGGTGAAGTGAATATCATCAGGTATTTGGGTCGTGTTGGGCCCACTGAATATCGTTATGAAGATTCTCTTTTATGCAATGAAATTGACGCTGTGTTGGACATTTGCTATCAATTGTTGCGTTGCACTACGCCCAAAAGTAAAGCTAATATGATACGCACCTTAAATAATCGCCTACAAAAACAACAGTATTTTGGTGGTGATAAAATGTCCATAGCCGATATTGGTGTTCACAGTTCCTTGCGTCGTATGCCCTCCATAACCGATAAAGATTTAACGCCATCATTGCTTGAATGGCGTAAACGAGCCGCTAAAGTAACTTTGATTTAA
- the LOC106087070 gene encoding probable aminoacyl tRNA synthase complex-interacting multifunctional protein 2 isoform X2: MYELKTLLPKFDINLPKCMYEMKNLNTTTLAEDTHSGGHASVSNVSCDDAQSVVQRQEKVLLQLDELKKQLAGIRSTLGLCQKGLQHTSFVSSNNGGLREEPLHDIVINGHPNFIPYALLAMKNAWKELFTIDVKTFTHSTMNDIGKEAKAFEEALKSVPINPALPKVNVTLIWKNCEHTEMISSPTMYVPIYGEVNIIRYLGRVGPTEYRYEDSLLCNEIDAVLDICYQLLRCTTPKSKANMIRTLNNRLQKQQYFGGDKMSIADIGVHSSLRRMPSITDKDLTPSLLEWRKRAAKVTLI; the protein is encoded by the exons atGTATGAACTAAAAACGTTACTTCCGAAATttgatattaatctgcccaaGTGCATGTACGAAATGAAAAACTTGAACACAACCACCTTGGCCGAAGACACTCACTCTGGTGGTCATGCCAGCGTCTCAAAT GTCTCTTGCGATGATGCCCAATCAGTAGTTCAACGCCAGGAAAAAGTACTGCTACAATTGGATGAACTGAAAAAACAGCTGGCTGGCATACGTTCCACATTGGGTCTATGCCAGAAAGGCCTTCAGCACACTTCGTTCGTTTCCTCCAACAATGGAGGTCTGCGTGAG GAACCTTTGCACGATATTGTTATAAATGGTCATCCAAATTTTATTCCCTATGCTTTATTGGCCATGAAAAATGCTTGGAAAGAGCTATTCACTATTGATGTGAAAACGTTTACCCACTCCACCATGAATGATATTGGCAAAGAAGCCAAAGCTTTTGAAGAAGCTCTTAAATCTGTGCCCATCAATCCCGCTTTACCAAAAGTAAATGTTACGCTTATCTGGAAAAATT GTGAACATACAGAGATGATTAGTTCTCCCACCATGTATGTGCCCATTTATGGTGAAGTGAATATCATCAGGTATTTGGGTCGTGTTGGGCCCACTGAATATCGTTATGAAGATTCTCTTTTATGCAATGAAATTGACGCTGTGTTGGACATTTGCTATCAATTGTTGCGTTGCACTACGCCCAAAAGTAAAGCTAATATGATACGCACCTTAAATAATCGCCTACAAAAACAACAGTATTTTGGTGGTGATAAAATGTCCATAGCCGATATTGGTGTTCACAGTTCCTTGCGTCGTATGCCCTCCATAACCGATAAAGATTTAACGCCATCATTGCTTGAATGGCGTAAACGAGCCGCTAAAGTAACTTTGATTTAA
- the LOC106087068 gene encoding nuclear hormone receptor HR78 isoform X1, with protein MGTSGFQAEDKYFVNHTQQTHGAGGCGAVAGSASSAANSSNNMNVELCLVCGDRASGRHYGAISCEGCKGFFKRSIRKQLGYQCRGAMNCEINKHHRNRCQFCRLQKCLASGMRSDSVQHERKPILDKKDPMSSASTSQAVQSLTVGGGGSGAGAASMKSNTSPQFQPRSKLSPSLFNHNLSAAAAATNAAAAFSTTAAAGIFPMGLNFAELTQTLMLATQQQQQQAHHHHQQQQQQQQQQHQHHQQLSSQSSSSSNKHISYSPEPKHHIDDNDDEEDDTFDNTTSLCLQNLSTTATNNNNQSINFNLEALAPNPPTAVSFIQTQLDKRVIDKALQLLQPIKQQLDSMPTGGNGLSIKNELNEDDEMGDQSGNEDDFNDSRDMDDGQEFIVNETVFENELISSNYASFNLQTPTLVSSYFNVHYVCESGSRIIFLTVVWLRKVPAFVELPQRAQVALLRSSWPSLLAISVAQVRNLSQRTIINTLISNVRQMADVDKIEPLKIKKLSEHIARLNSFIQNIQSLECSDMEYALLRLTCLFNALCFLRRKDHCLRTYVQRVQQSSLNSLRKLIMSQDLSAYEADERFNSLVLNLMPLSALESDCVEDLFFSNLVGQVQIDNMIPYIVTLSNSVGSLNC; from the exons ATGGGCACAAGTGGTTTTCAAGCTGAAG ATAAATATTTTGTGAATCATACGCAGCAAACACACGGAGCAGGTGGCTGTGGAGCTGTTGCTGGTAGTGCATCTTCTGCAGCGAATAGCAGCAACAATATGAACGTGGAATTGTGCCTGGTGTGCGGTGATAGAGCTTCCGGCCGTCATTATGGAGCCATCAGTTGTGAAGGATGTAAAGGATTCTTCAAGCGATCGATACGCAAACAACTGGGCTACCAGTGCAGGGGAGCCATGAACTGTGAAATAAACAAACATCACCGCAATCGTTGCCAGTTCTGCAGATTGCAGAAATGCTTGGCCAGCGGCATGAGAAGTGatt CTGTACAACATGAAAGAAAGCCAATTTTGGATAAGAAAGATCCCATGTCATCAGCGTCAACCAGTCAAGCTGTGCAAAGCTTGACTGTCGGCGGAGGAGGCAGTGGGGCAGGAGCAGCATCGATGAAATCAAATACTAGTCCCCAGTTTCAGCCGAGATCGAAACTCTCGCCTTCTCTTTTCAATCACAACTTAAGTGCAGCTGCAGCGGCCACAAACGCGGCAGCTGCTTTTTCGACCACAGCAGCTGCTGGCATATTTCCCATGGGCTTAAACTTTGCCGAACTCACACAGACCTTAA TGCTAGCTactcaacaacagcaacagcaagctcatcatcatcatcaacaacaacaacaacaacagcagcagcagcatcaacaCCACCAACAACTATCAAGTCAATCATCTTCCAGCTCAAATAAGCATATCAGTTATTCCCCGGAACCCAAACACCATATAGACGACAACGACGATGAGGAAGATGACACATTTGACAACACTACATCGTTGTGTTTGCAAAACCTTTCCACAACAGCGACCAACAATAATAACCAAAGTATCAATTTCAACCTTGAGGCTTTGGCTCCTAATCCACCTACAGCTGTCAGTTTTATACAAACGCAATTGGATAAGCGGGTGATAGATAAAGCTTTGCAGCTATTGCAGCCCATAAAGCAACAACTTGACAGTATGCCCACAGGCGGCAATGGCCTTTCAATTAAAAACGAGCTGAATGAGGACGACGAAATGGGCGACCAAAGCGGCAATGAGGACGATTTCAACGATAGCAGAGATATGGATGATGGCCAAGAGTTCATAGTGAACGAGACGGTGTTCGAAAATGAATTGATTTCATCGAACTATGCCAGTTTCAATCTGCAAACTCCAACGCTAGTATCGTCCTACTTCAATGTCCACTATGTGTGCGAGTCGGGCTCTCGTATTATTTTCCTTACCGTTGTTTGGCTGCGCAAAGTTCCCGCATTTGTGGAACTACCCCAACGAGCGCAAGTAGCATTACTGCGTTCATCCTGGCCTTCCTTGCTGGCAATAAGCGTGGCACAAGTGCGTAATCTCTCTCAACGAACTATAATCAATACACTGATAAGCAACGTACGCCAAATGGCAGATGTGGACAAAATCGAACCACTGAAAATCAAAAAACTAAGTGAACACATAGCGCGTCTAAATTCGTTCATACAAAATATACAGTCACTGGAATGTAGCGACATGGAATACGCCCTTTTGCGATTGACCTGCCTTTTCAATGCGCTCTGTTTCTTGCGACGTAAAGACCATTGTTTACGAACCTACGTTCAGCGCGTGCAGCAATCTAGTCTGAATAGTCTACGGAAATTAATCATGTCCCAAGATTTGTCGGCTTATGAAGCGGACGAACGTTTTAACAGTCTCGTTCTCAACCTAATGCCCCTGAGTGCCTTAGAGTCGGACTGTGTGGAAGATTTGTTCTTTTCGAACCTAGTGGGTCAAGTGCAAATTGACAATATGATACCCTACATAGTAACTTTGAGTAACAGTGTAGGAAGCCTGAACTGTTGA
- the LOC106087068 gene encoding nuclear hormone receptor HR78 isoform X2: MGTSGFQAEDKYFVNHTQQTHGAGGCGAVAGSASSAANSSNNMNVELCLVCGDRASGRHYGAISCEGCKGFFKRSIRKQLGYQCRGAMNCEINKHHRNRCQFCRLQKCLASGMRTVQHERKPILDKKDPMSSASTSQAVQSLTVGGGGSGAGAASMKSNTSPQFQPRSKLSPSLFNHNLSAAAAATNAAAAFSTTAAAGIFPMGLNFAELTQTLMLATQQQQQQAHHHHQQQQQQQQQQHQHHQQLSSQSSSSSNKHISYSPEPKHHIDDNDDEEDDTFDNTTSLCLQNLSTTATNNNNQSINFNLEALAPNPPTAVSFIQTQLDKRVIDKALQLLQPIKQQLDSMPTGGNGLSIKNELNEDDEMGDQSGNEDDFNDSRDMDDGQEFIVNETVFENELISSNYASFNLQTPTLVSSYFNVHYVCESGSRIIFLTVVWLRKVPAFVELPQRAQVALLRSSWPSLLAISVAQVRNLSQRTIINTLISNVRQMADVDKIEPLKIKKLSEHIARLNSFIQNIQSLECSDMEYALLRLTCLFNALCFLRRKDHCLRTYVQRVQQSSLNSLRKLIMSQDLSAYEADERFNSLVLNLMPLSALESDCVEDLFFSNLVGQVQIDNMIPYIVTLSNSVGSLNC; the protein is encoded by the exons ATGGGCACAAGTGGTTTTCAAGCTGAAG ATAAATATTTTGTGAATCATACGCAGCAAACACACGGAGCAGGTGGCTGTGGAGCTGTTGCTGGTAGTGCATCTTCTGCAGCGAATAGCAGCAACAATATGAACGTGGAATTGTGCCTGGTGTGCGGTGATAGAGCTTCCGGCCGTCATTATGGAGCCATCAGTTGTGAAGGATGTAAAGGATTCTTCAAGCGATCGATACGCAAACAACTGGGCTACCAGTGCAGGGGAGCCATGAACTGTGAAATAAACAAACATCACCGCAATCGTTGCCAGTTCTGCAGATTGCAGAAATGCTTGGCCAGCGGCATGAGAA CTGTACAACATGAAAGAAAGCCAATTTTGGATAAGAAAGATCCCATGTCATCAGCGTCAACCAGTCAAGCTGTGCAAAGCTTGACTGTCGGCGGAGGAGGCAGTGGGGCAGGAGCAGCATCGATGAAATCAAATACTAGTCCCCAGTTTCAGCCGAGATCGAAACTCTCGCCTTCTCTTTTCAATCACAACTTAAGTGCAGCTGCAGCGGCCACAAACGCGGCAGCTGCTTTTTCGACCACAGCAGCTGCTGGCATATTTCCCATGGGCTTAAACTTTGCCGAACTCACACAGACCTTAA TGCTAGCTactcaacaacagcaacagcaagctcatcatcatcatcaacaacaacaacaacaacagcagcagcagcatcaacaCCACCAACAACTATCAAGTCAATCATCTTCCAGCTCAAATAAGCATATCAGTTATTCCCCGGAACCCAAACACCATATAGACGACAACGACGATGAGGAAGATGACACATTTGACAACACTACATCGTTGTGTTTGCAAAACCTTTCCACAACAGCGACCAACAATAATAACCAAAGTATCAATTTCAACCTTGAGGCTTTGGCTCCTAATCCACCTACAGCTGTCAGTTTTATACAAACGCAATTGGATAAGCGGGTGATAGATAAAGCTTTGCAGCTATTGCAGCCCATAAAGCAACAACTTGACAGTATGCCCACAGGCGGCAATGGCCTTTCAATTAAAAACGAGCTGAATGAGGACGACGAAATGGGCGACCAAAGCGGCAATGAGGACGATTTCAACGATAGCAGAGATATGGATGATGGCCAAGAGTTCATAGTGAACGAGACGGTGTTCGAAAATGAATTGATTTCATCGAACTATGCCAGTTTCAATCTGCAAACTCCAACGCTAGTATCGTCCTACTTCAATGTCCACTATGTGTGCGAGTCGGGCTCTCGTATTATTTTCCTTACCGTTGTTTGGCTGCGCAAAGTTCCCGCATTTGTGGAACTACCCCAACGAGCGCAAGTAGCATTACTGCGTTCATCCTGGCCTTCCTTGCTGGCAATAAGCGTGGCACAAGTGCGTAATCTCTCTCAACGAACTATAATCAATACACTGATAAGCAACGTACGCCAAATGGCAGATGTGGACAAAATCGAACCACTGAAAATCAAAAAACTAAGTGAACACATAGCGCGTCTAAATTCGTTCATACAAAATATACAGTCACTGGAATGTAGCGACATGGAATACGCCCTTTTGCGATTGACCTGCCTTTTCAATGCGCTCTGTTTCTTGCGACGTAAAGACCATTGTTTACGAACCTACGTTCAGCGCGTGCAGCAATCTAGTCTGAATAGTCTACGGAAATTAATCATGTCCCAAGATTTGTCGGCTTATGAAGCGGACGAACGTTTTAACAGTCTCGTTCTCAACCTAATGCCCCTGAGTGCCTTAGAGTCGGACTGTGTGGAAGATTTGTTCTTTTCGAACCTAGTGGGTCAAGTGCAAATTGACAATATGATACCCTACATAGTAACTTTGAGTAACAGTGTAGGAAGCCTGAACTGTTGA